AAAGCCACCGCATCACCCGACACCGGGAATACCGGGTACTGCATCGGCATTGCGCGGCGTACAGCGATGCCCGCAGCGCTTTCCACGGCCCACGCGTGCACGCCGTTGCGAATGTCCACAATATTGAGACGGTATGCTGCGACGAGCACGAATAGCGCCACGAGAAGCGCGGCGCGGCGCCACTGCCGCCACACCGCGGGCAGGAGCATCACCAGAAATGCGAACAGCACGATCTGACCGATCTTGACGAACGCAACGAATACGAGCTGTATCCACAACGCCGCAAGCACAAGGAACATGCCGTCACCCCACCAGGACCGTCGGCCGCGCACGAAATGATATACGATGCCGCCCCCAAACGCGATGAGCGCGTACGCGAGCACATGGGGTGTCCCGCTCCCGACGATCGCTGCGATTGCATGCGTTGGCAGCGCTCCGTGCGCGACGATCAAGTTGACGTAGGTCCCCGCCATGACCGCGAGGCACGCGGTGCCCATCGTTGTGAGCACGGCACGGAGCAACCGATCAGACCGCAGGACGTTCACGAGCAGGAACACCAGGACGCTGTAGCGCGCAACTGCAATGCCCACGTCCAGGAGGAGGGCGCGATCCCCCGCGATCGAGTACGCAGTGAACTGCGCTGCCGCATTGAGGGCGAGGAGTGCGTAAAGCACCGGCGCACGCAAGATCCGTAGGCGCTTCGTTGCAACTGCATGCACTGCGGCGAGGAGCACGGCGAACAGGGTAAGTTCCGTGAGCTTGACGGATGCGCCGATGACCGGAACCGCGATCGGTATCTGCACCCCGAAGGCAGTGAACGGCAACAACGCGAATGCCGCAAGCACACTCGCATGCAGCCATCGGCGCTCGCGATCGGCAAGCACTTCACGAATATCTGCAGTAATAGAACGGATCCAGGCCATACCTTCTCATAACCGCGTCATGAATGTATCGTACAACTCCGCGTAGCGACGTGTCACCTGGGATATCCCAAATGCGGCAGTGACATACGCCCGTCCTACCACTCCCCGCTCGGCCGCGCGCGCAGGATCATCGTGGAAGAATTGCAACGCGCGCGCATACGCGGCTGCATCATCCGGCGCAACGAGCACGGCGGCAGGCGCTATGGCACGCACGGACGGCAGATCCGATGCGACGATCGGGAGTCCGCACGCCATGGCCTCCAAGAGCACATTAGACATCCCCTCTGCCCGCGATGCGAGCGCGAACGCATCCGCGGCGTGGTAGTACGGCCGGACATCATGCACCGCACCGATGAAGCGTACGCGCTCATGGATGTGCAGCGCTTGCGCGCGCTGCACAAGCGCATGCCGGAGCGGTCCGTCACCAACGACGAGCACTTGCACCTGTTGCGGCAGCAGCGCAATGGCCGCAAACAGCGTCTCGATATTCTTCTGCGGATGGAGGCGGCCGACCGTCAGTACCACCCATTCCTCGCCGATGCCCAGCACCGTCCGCGCGGCGCGGCGTGCGTGTGCATCGGGAGGCATAAAGTGAACAACGTCAACGCTATTCGGAATCTCCACAATGCCCGGGAGCTGTGCGTACCGCATTTCATCGACACTCTCACCGCTCAAACCAACACATGCATCCGCGTACCGCCGCACCACACGAAGCGCCACACCGCCACCTAGGCGCTCCAGCGCCGCGACATCGCCATACGAACCACCGCACGCGTTCTTGATGATGACATGCCCAGACCGGAGTATGCTCCGTGCCATGCAGGCGACCACTCCAGCCGTATGGAGTTGATGCGCGTGGATGATGTCATATCGTCTTCGCAATGCGATGAGGATCGCAATACTGCCAAGGAGGTACGCGGCTGCGTTCCACCGCTGCCAGCCGCGGACGAAGGGGATGCGATAGACCCGCATGCCATTGATCGTTCCCGCGAGCGAAAGGCGCTGCTCGCGGAGGGTGCTCGTATGCGCCGTGGTAATGAACCATGCCCCATGACCATGCTCGCGGAACGCACGAGCGAGCTGCAGCGCCTGTCGCTCCATCCCGCCGAGAGAATCCAGGAACGTGACGAGGTGGACGATGCGTGGCCGCGTCAGCGCCGTGCAGAGCGCTTCGTACTGCGCAGCAACCTGCTCCAAGCGGTACCGCTGTTCCACGAGCGCGCGCGCCGCCGCGCCCATACGCAGACGCTCCTCCGGGTGCGTCAGGAGCCACGCGAGCGCATCCGCAAGCGCAGCGGCATTGCCCGGCGGTACCAGGATACCCGTCGCGCCGCGCCTCATACCGCCAACGGCTTCCTCGACCACCGCATCCGAAACGAGGTCCGGATTGCCACCCGCGCGGGTGAGCACGAGCGGCAATCCAGCCGCCGCGGCTTCGAGCGCAGCATTGGCGAGTCCCTCGGTGCGCGACGGGAGCACGAATACATCTTGATGCGCGAGCAACGCGGGTACATCTGCAACCGCACCCGCAAAGGTGACGACATCACTCATCCCACTCGCAGCGACGCGTGCCGCAAGCTCCCCGCGGAGCGGCCCATCGCCGGCGATAGTCACTGCCATACGCGCGCGCACCGCAGGCGCGAGGCGCGCGATGGCATCCAAAAACATGGCAACGTCTTTCTTGGGTGTCAGGGTGCCGACGAATACGCACCGCATGCGGTCAGGCGCAACGCGGGACGGGATGCGTGGCAGCAGAAGCACGCCGTTCGGAATATCCGCAATGCGCGCATCGGGGATCCCCACGCGCCGGAGGTCTGCGCGCACTGCCGTACTTGTCGCCACAAACCGCACGACGTGCCGCACGAGGTGACGCGCTGCATATCTGCCGTACCAGTGCGCCCGTTCCAGTACATCGAGATCGAACCGTTCCCCGCTATTCCCGAGCTTCACGATGAGCGGCCGATACCGCAGGCGTGCACCGAGGAGCGCTGCGAATGCCGGCCAAAGCGCTTGGTGCGCAACCACGATGTCATGCGTTGCAAGTAGCCGCCATACGCGCCACGCGAAGATGGGCAATGCGAGGAATCCACACCCGATGCGCCGCCCTCGGATGCGCACGATGGGGTACACGATGCGCTCGATAGGGATTCCGTACATCGTTTCGTGCCGTGGTACCGCGACATCCGGCCGCACGGTCAGGATACGCACGGCATGCCCGCGCGCAGCGAGCGCGCGGGCGAGGAGCGCACACTGGCGCTCGGCACCACCAACGGTAGGTGCAAATTGTCCAATCACCATCAGGATCCGCATGCCAGGAGTATCGTGCGCACACCGCCGGTATCGCAGAGGAACCGCTCCGCATCGTCTGGACGCACGTCCGTGAAGAGTGTGCGAATCTCGCCATCGGTGCGGATGTGCGCGGACGGCGCATACCCCGCCGCAAGAAATCGCGGGGTCCCGCGCTCTGTGGAAGCCATGATGCGCGGACGATACCCGAGTCCGACGAGCTCGCGGAAACGATCGCGCATGTTGTGCTGCGCGTCGTCGTACTTCGGAAAGTGCGTCTCAAAGAGCACCATGCCGCGGAACTGCCCCGCGCGCACCGCGCGTGCAATCGCCTCGAATACTTCAACCTCGTGACCTTCGATATCCATCCGCACGAGATCCACCTTACGCCGCCCACAGAGGAACGTTGGCACGTCAAACGTCCGCACCGGAATTGTTTTCCCGGTCATGGACGAAACGCGCTCGCCAGTCCTGAACGACACCGGATGGAAACTATGGACGTTCGACAGTGCGGAAAGGTGGAACGTCGCAGTACCGTCGCAGTTCGAGACAGCGCCCGAGATGGCCTCGACGATACCGCCTACGTTGTTCTGTGCGATGTTCCGGCGAAGGAGCGCGACGTTCGCTGGCGCGGGCTCTACCGCGTACACCTTGCCCTGCGGCCCCACCAGCCGCGCTTCCATAATTGCGTAGTACCCAATGTTGGCGCCAATGTCCCAGCACGTCATTCCAGATTTGAGGACGGACGTCAAAATGGCACGATGCTCGAGCTCTCGTTTCCCGAATACCGCAAGCGTCTTGGAAATACCGGGATCGCGCGCGTCGAGCTCAAGCGTGTAGTCGAATACGCGACGACGAAGCGTCGGCCGACGCAGCACGTACCGCGTCGCGAGGTATGGCACCGCGTGCGCAATACCGACAATGCCGTCACGAACGCCAAACGCATGAAAGTGATTCTGCAGCGAACGCGGTGTCACATGGGTTCAAGGATAACTTCAGTACAATGGTGCACATCTGCCGGATTCCCCAGTACGTCAGTGACACGGTACTTGAGATCCCGAATACAATCCGCGAGCGCCGCAACCGATGTCCCCAGTGCGACAAGATGCCGTGGGTGCACACTCAAGAATACGCGGGGACGCGCACGAGCGAACGTTGCACGCGCTCCGACAAGCACGCCAATCTCGCCGCCCTCAACGTCAATCTTGACCACCTCCGGCACGACGTCATGCGCGGCGCAGAATGCATCCACCGTCACCTGCGGACGCACCATACGCTCGTATCGATCCTCGTGCTTGGTCACGACAATGGAATTCATGCCAACAACTACTGCCTGCTCAAAGAATGGCACCGCGTCGCGCACCGTTGCGCCAACGAGCGCGCGAGTGACGGTGACGTTCGCGCACCCATTCAACACACAATGACGTTCGAGCGCATCCGCATTCGCAGCGGCGGGTTCGAATGCGTAGCATCGCCCTCCTGATGCAAGCACGCGGCTCGCTGGCATCGCGTAGAGCCCAATATGCGCACCGATGTCGAACGCCGCGCGCTTCCCCCGACACGCCACAACCCACGCAGTGAATCCCGCATTCTTTCCGGTACCCCACGACGCATAGTCGAGCGACCCGACCGCGAGTGCCGGAAGGATCCGAAACTCCCCCGCGTTCCCGATGTGTACCGGTACGCCGCGCGGGTACGCACACGCGAGCGCCCAGCGCGTCACGGTCCGTGCAGCACGCACCGGTGCTGCGTCCGGCGGAAGCCAGCGACGACGAACGGAACGTGCAAATTGGAGCGTAGGCATCATACGGAGGTTCCGTGCGGTGCAAAGATTGCATCGTATACCTCGGAAACCGCAGCGACGTGCGGGGCGACCGCGTACCGCTGTACGCATGTATCGTATCCCGCTGCAATGCACCGTGCAACGAGCCCCGAATCAGCCAAAAAACGAAGGATGGCATTCCCGAGGGACTGTGGATCTGCGGGCGGTACGAGGAGCCCCGTTACCCCATCCGTGAGGACTTCCGGGATGCCGCCCACCCCCGTCGCGACGACCGGACAGCGCGCCGCGTACCCCTCGAGAATCGCTCGACCAAATGTTTCGGTGTCGGATGGAACAACGAGGACGTCACATGCGGCGGCAATGCCGCGCACGCGAGAATCATACCCCGTGAACCGCACCGCATTGCGGAGACCGAGCGCATCGACGCGCTGCTCCACCGCCGCGCGAAGCGGACCATCGCCGATGAAGATGCAGTGCGCATCCGGCCGCTGCGCTCGGATGCGCACGAGCGCAGCGACGAGGTGCTCCTGTCCCTTCCCTGCCATGAAGTTTCCAATACACCCAATGAGCGGCACGCCGGCAGGAATCCCCTGCTCCCGCCGAATATCCACCGGACACGCAGGGTGCAATGCCAACGCATTCGGAATCACCGTCATGCGCGCGGGTGGCATATGGAGCGCCGCCTGCCAGACATCTGCTGTGTACCGCGAGTTTGCGATGAACTGTGTCACGGTGTCAACGATTGCCGCCGCAAAAGACGGCGGGATACCACCCATACGAACCGATCGCAGGTGACTCACCACGGGGATGCCTGCGTGGCGCGCCGCAACGATGCCGTACCAGTCGCGAACGCTCTGATCATTACAGTGGAGGAGCGCCACCCGCTCGCGCACAAAGAGCCGCTCAAGCGCACGGAGCGTGCGTCGGTGCATGAACGCATCCGCTGACGCGACAGCACGCGGCACCATCCACGCAGCTGCCGTACGCATACCGAGGCGCATCCTCCTCCCGTACTGCGATGCCGTGCGTGAATACACCGGATCTTCAAGGACGAACACCGAGACACCTGCGGCGCGAAGCGCGGCCGCGTGCGGCGTTTCATTCACGAATACCACAACCGGAACATACCGCGAACGATCGAGGTGCTGTGCGAGGAGCGTCACGCTCTCGAACGAACCGCCGCCGGAGGTGCCGTTCTCGAGGTAGCAGATGGTGCGAGGCATGTGATGTAAGAAAGAAAACGCTCACAGAATTCCTCTCGCCCGGCCGACGAAAAGAGCGCGGA
This genomic stretch from bacterium harbors:
- a CDS encoding glycosyltransferase family 4 protein; this translates as MPRTICYLENGTSGGGSFESVTLLAQHLDRSRYVPVVVFVNETPHAAALRAAGVSVFVLEDPVYSRTASQYGRRMRLGMRTAAAWMVPRAVASADAFMHRRTLRALERLFVRERVALLHCNDQSVRDWYGIVAARHAGIPVVSHLRSVRMGGIPPSFAAAIVDTVTQFIANSRYTADVWQAALHMPPARMTVIPNALALHPACPVDIRREQGIPAGVPLIGCIGNFMAGKGQEHLVAALVRIRAQRPDAHCIFIGDGPLRAAVEQRVDALGLRNAVRFTGYDSRVRGIAAACDVLVVPSDTETFGRAILEGYAARCPVVATGVGGIPEVLTDGVTGLLVPPADPQSLGNAILRFLADSGLVARCIAAGYDTCVQRYAVAPHVAAVSEVYDAIFAPHGTSV
- a CDS encoding FkbM family methyltransferase; translation: MMPTLQFARSVRRRWLPPDAAPVRAARTVTRWALACAYPRGVPVHIGNAGEFRILPALAVGSLDYASWGTGKNAGFTAWVVACRGKRAAFDIGAHIGLYAMPASRVLASGGRCYAFEPAAANADALERHCVLNGCANVTVTRALVGATVRDAVPFFEQAVVVGMNSIVVTKHEDRYERMVRPQVTVDAFCAAHDVVPEVVKIDVEGGEIGVLVGARATFARARPRVFLSVHPRHLVALGTSVAALADCIRDLKYRVTDVLGNPADVHHCTEVILEPM
- a CDS encoding FkbM family methyltransferase, which codes for MTPRSLQNHFHAFGVRDGIVGIAHAVPYLATRYVLRRPTLRRRVFDYTLELDARDPGISKTLAVFGKRELEHRAILTSVLKSGMTCWDIGANIGYYAIMEARLVGPQGKVYAVEPAPANVALLRRNIAQNNVGGIVEAISGAVSNCDGTATFHLSALSNVHSFHPVSFRTGERVSSMTGKTIPVRTFDVPTFLCGRRKVDLVRMDIEGHEVEVFEAIARAVRAGQFRGMVLFETHFPKYDDAQHNMRDRFRELVGLGYRPRIMASTERGTPRFLAAGYAPSAHIRTDGEIRTLFTDVRPDDAERFLCDTGGVRTILLACGS
- a CDS encoding glycosyltransferase family 4 protein yields the protein MVIGQFAPTVGGAERQCALLARALAARGHAVRILTVRPDVAVPRHETMYGIPIERIVYPIVRIRGRRIGCGFLALPIFAWRVWRLLATHDIVVAHQALWPAFAALLGARLRYRPLIVKLGNSGERFDLDVLERAHWYGRYAARHLVRHVVRFVATSTAVRADLRRVGIPDARIADIPNGVLLLPRIPSRVAPDRMRCVFVGTLTPKKDVAMFLDAIARLAPAVRARMAVTIAGDGPLRGELAARVAASGMSDVVTFAGAVADVPALLAHQDVFVLPSRTEGLANAALEAAAAGLPLVLTRAGGNPDLVSDAVVEEAVGGMRRGATGILVPPGNAAALADALAWLLTHPEERLRMGAAARALVEQRYRLEQVAAQYEALCTALTRPRIVHLVTFLDSLGGMERQALQLARAFREHGHGAWFITTAHTSTLREQRLSLAGTINGMRVYRIPFVRGWQRWNAAAYLLGSIAILIALRRRYDIIHAHQLHTAGVVACMARSILRSGHVIIKNACGGSYGDVAALERLGGGVALRVVRRYADACVGLSGESVDEMRYAQLPGIVEIPNSVDVVHFMPPDAHARRAARTVLGIGEEWVVLTVGRLHPQKNIETLFAAIALLPQQVQVLVVGDGPLRHALVQRAQALHIHERVRFIGAVHDVRPYYHAADAFALASRAEGMSNVLLEAMACGLPIVASDLPSVRAIAPAAVLVAPDDAAAYARALQFFHDDPARAAERGVVGRAYVTAAFGISQVTRRYAELYDTFMTRL